A window of Sulfurimonas gotlandica GD1 contains these coding sequences:
- a CDS encoding response regulator, whose amino-acid sequence MNIAIVEDEAITALFLKDTFEEFGHNILCMYDNSAEMLEFLNKNRNIDLIFMDIQINGKLDGIDLAYEISIKYPKISIVFITSFKDDETIDRAKIVSPLGYIIKPVVESDLNAILMVVESFKRNRQVVDNNIVEIGPYIYEKESKTVREADEIIYLSKNETIFLAYLIENKNSYISHEQLIMKIWNGESNREVSLRELIYRLRKKMPDLHIKNVPKIGYILAAS is encoded by the coding sequence ATGAATATAGCTATAGTTGAAGACGAAGCAATAACAGCACTTTTTTTAAAAGACACTTTTGAAGAATTTGGACATAATATTCTTTGTATGTATGATAACTCTGCTGAGATGCTAGAGTTTTTAAACAAAAATAGAAATATAGATCTTATCTTTATGGACATACAGATTAATGGTAAGCTAGATGGGATTGATCTCGCTTATGAGATTAGTATAAAGTACCCAAAAATATCTATAGTTTTCATAACATCATTTAAAGATGATGAGACTATCGATAGAGCAAAGATAGTGTCTCCACTTGGTTACATAATAAAACCTGTTGTTGAGAGTGACTTAAATGCAATTCTTATGGTTGTAGAGTCTTTTAAAAGAAATAGACAAGTAGTAGATAATAATATTGTAGAAATTGGTCCATATATCTACGAAAAAGAAAGCAAAACAGTACGAGAAGCGGATGAGATTATATACCTGAGTAAGAACGAGACTATATTTCTAGCGTATCTTATAGAAAATAAAAATTCATATATCTCTCATGAACAATTAATTATGAAAATCTGGAACGGAGAGAGTAATAGAGAAGTGTCATTAAGAGAACTTATCTATAGACTAAGAAAGAAAATGCCGGATTTACACATAAAAAATGTTCCAAAAATCGGTTATATTTTAGCTGCTTCTTAA
- a CDS encoding sensor histidine kinase, whose protein sequence is MNICKFEDKNTQKKFDKWREQSQLKQIFVISILTASLYIIMSFADRVIAPKETMSLMVFMHLWAVPSVLLLISLLTYLKKYKSFMINLLIVAPLIAAIGNIIIVSNFHGYSIYSNEIYLIVFWIFTVSGLKLTQGLISALLVVTMSVTCSYFFYNLQTNEFIMHLFWLFSSMTFGFFGKYLLEQSNKSIFIKHEQLTLELNNKNVLLRELFHRVKNNLQIISSILSLQSKKIEDKSAKEVFRNSIQTIISMGIIHEKLYKSDNLEAVNISDYVYSLIGYMKQNLGGSDIKFNVDCNDMMIALDNAVPIGLVINELITNSIKYAFTEDSKNNTINVKMHLDNEKLVLEVSDNGVGIDFENLNKGFGFKLVDSLAVYQLKGTLEYFNRNGLCNILKFNENVLAK, encoded by the coding sequence ATGAATATTTGTAAGTTTGAAGATAAGAACACACAAAAAAAATTTGATAAATGGAGAGAACAATCTCAATTAAAACAGATATTTGTGATATCTATCTTAACTGCTTCTTTATATATAATCATGTCTTTTGCTGATAGAGTCATTGCGCCTAAAGAGACAATGTCTTTGATGGTTTTTATGCATCTATGGGCTGTCCCCTCTGTACTATTATTAATTTCACTTCTTACTTATTTAAAGAAATACAAATCTTTTATGATAAATTTACTTATAGTAGCACCCCTTATCGCAGCTATTGGTAATATAATTATTGTCTCAAATTTTCATGGATATTCTATATATTCAAATGAAATATATCTTATAGTATTTTGGATTTTTACGGTCTCTGGCTTAAAGCTTACTCAAGGACTCATTAGTGCACTTTTGGTTGTTACTATGTCTGTCACCTGTTCTTACTTTTTTTATAATCTTCAGACAAATGAATTTATCATGCATTTATTTTGGTTATTTTCCTCTATGACTTTTGGTTTTTTTGGCAAATATCTACTGGAACAATCAAATAAAAGCATCTTCATAAAACATGAACAACTCACATTGGAACTAAATAACAAAAATGTTTTACTAAGAGAGCTTTTTCACAGAGTAAAAAACAATCTGCAGATAATTTCATCTATATTATCTTTGCAATCAAAAAAAATAGAAGACAAGTCTGCAAAAGAAGTTTTTAGAAATAGCATCCAAACAATTATATCAATGGGAATTATTCATGAAAAACTATATAAGTCCGATAACTTGGAAGCTGTTAACATAAGTGACTATGTATACAGTCTCATTGGCTACATGAAACAGAATCTAGGCGGTAGCGATATAAAATTCAATGTAGATTGTAATGACATGATGATTGCACTTGATAATGCAGTTCCTATTGGTCTAGTCATAAATGAACTAATCACAAATAGCATTAAGTATGCATTTACTGAAGATTCTAAAAATAATACTATAAACGTAAAAATGCATCTAGATAATGAAAAATTAGTTTTAGAAGTATCAGATAACGGAGTTGGGATAGATTTTGAAAACTTAAATAAAGGCTTTGGTTTTAAGCTCGTGGACTCTCTAGCTGTCTATCAGTTAAAGGGGACTTTGGAGTACTTTAATAGAAATGGTCTTTGCAATATATTGAAGTTTAATGAGAATGTTTTAGCAAAGTAG
- a CDS encoding helix-hairpin-helix domain-containing protein, whose translation MGLSNKQLPKLGFLYLDYVLRFFDHSNFKGWPNKIETVTYHWKNDKDRFIKEVKRKKIDVLIGNIPATAYETFREIARELPHVRFIPSMDTQFSNKSKENVTRFAWKYDLPIPKTYIYYKHDNADKFLKKCKYPKIIKKSYGPSNYGGYFVHKVDSYKEARELFDEKKYHPQYFQDFIPMEADIRVMLIGHKPVCAFWRRAPEGEWLTNTSQGGSMDYNDVPKNVLDLAVQVSKAANAEYWACDVAYGKDGKVRILECATAFAAFPYIRDWIGQYIMWSLSEGRFRKPHAPMFNWEELGKLDSSILRTMRHITFGEYNSSYDGAYFGKKKKLFGENEVYLHVLDSEYKMYDVKRRWTEEWPSEIYNYQDNLALKPANKSSKQEIANDKDVPSPTKDESSESVQDEAKITKEELSDFLTSVDGVGAKKVEKIVKHFGNVDEVVGVLHQNTSILTEVKGITKKLASKIEKAWKKLLK comes from the coding sequence ATGGGACTAAGTAATAAGCAACTACCAAAATTAGGTTTTTTATATCTTGATTATGTACTGAGATTTTTTGATCACTCAAACTTTAAAGGGTGGCCAAATAAGATAGAGACAGTCACATACCACTGGAAAAATGATAAAGATAGATTTATCAAAGAGGTAAAAAGAAAGAAAATTGATGTACTAATCGGTAACATCCCAGCAACTGCTTATGAAACTTTTAGAGAGATAGCTCGTGAGCTTCCTCATGTGAGATTTATCCCATCAATGGATACGCAGTTTTCTAACAAATCAAAAGAAAATGTTACAAGATTTGCTTGGAAATATGACCTTCCTATTCCTAAAACATATATCTACTACAAACATGATAATGCAGACAAATTTCTTAAAAAATGTAAATATCCTAAGATAATTAAAAAGTCTTACGGACCATCAAACTATGGCGGATACTTTGTACACAAAGTAGATAGCTATAAAGAGGCTAGAGAGCTTTTTGATGAGAAAAAATATCATCCTCAATACTTTCAAGACTTTATTCCTATGGAAGCAGATATTCGTGTAATGCTAATAGGTCATAAACCTGTATGTGCATTCTGGAGACGCGCACCGGAAGGTGAATGGTTGACTAACACTTCTCAGGGTGGAAGTATGGACTATAACGATGTTCCTAAAAATGTACTTGACTTAGCTGTACAAGTGTCTAAAGCTGCAAATGCTGAGTATTGGGCTTGTGATGTTGCTTATGGTAAAGACGGCAAGGTTCGCATCTTAGAATGTGCTACAGCATTTGCAGCATTCCCATACATCAGAGACTGGATAGGTCAGTACATTATGTGGAGTCTAAGTGAAGGCAGATTTAGAAAGCCTCACGCTCCAATGTTCAACTGGGAAGAGTTAGGTAAACTTGACAGCTCAATCCTTAGAACAATGAGACACATTACATTCGGAGAGTATAACTCTAGTTATGATGGTGCATACTTCGGTAAAAAGAAAAAACTATTTGGAGAGAATGAAGTCTACCTTCATGTTTTAGACAGTGAATACAAAATGTATGATGTTAAGAGAAGATGGACTGAAGAGTGGCCAAGTGAGATATATAACTACCAAGATAATCTTGCTCTAAAACCAGCTAATAAATCATCAAAGCAAGAAATTGCTAATGATAAAGATGTTCCAAGTCCAACTAAAGATGAATCAAGTGAATCAGTTCAAGATGAAGCTAAAATAACTAAAGAAGAGTTAAGTGACTTTTTAACATCAGTTGATGGTGTTGGTGCTAAGAAAGTAGAAAAAATTGTTAAACACTTTGGCAATGTTGATGAAGTAGTTGGTGTGCTTCACCAAAACACTTCTATACTTACTGAAGTAAAAGGCATCACTAAAAAGCTTGCATCTAAGATTGAAAAAGCTTGGAAGAAACTTCTAAAATAA
- a CDS encoding ATP-binding protein, giving the protein MNGFFTSLTFTKKYVFALSLIAFFSFAAYINLVRLIDSQSNDVKVINISGKQRMLSQKIALFAIHYKTKSLEEMVDLMDSSHSYLLSLEMSDELKKIYYSKPVLLDEKIREYISRGRSFLKHRDGRSLTYILTNSQPLLKDLDTAVSIYQKETEMKTENLKNVELFIFLFISATLLFEALFIFRPANNSEKRKTKELKSQKEYSDIITEINNNAIIAVDGNFNILTFNKSAQNMFGYSAEEMLHTQLLDDRIIPLKYLDRHVKGLKNFMLSGEFNNKNYVFELEGQHKDSKIFPIRISFGSKIEDDSKIVVANIQDITLEKEKDSLIVEQSRFAAMGEMIGNIAHQWRQPLSSISTIATGAKLRYKNNLLSDEELDETFIKIKDHTQHLSKTIDDFRDFFKHDKKIEAFDVCDVVNMSITLTDAMYKDNGINLVLKSGGLKVMLMGSGSELSQVFLNILNNAKDAIKDKKIKNAVVLIEVLSDDEYVVVKIHDNAGGIPDDIKTKIFEPYFTTKHKSQGTGIGLFMSKKIISNHFNGSIEVQNREFVVNDEKYFGAEFSIKIKQTEI; this is encoded by the coding sequence GTGAATGGTTTTTTCACTTCTCTAACATTTACAAAAAAATATGTATTTGCTCTATCTCTTATCGCATTTTTCTCATTTGCTGCTTATATAAATCTTGTTAGGTTAATAGATTCACAATCTAATGATGTAAAAGTAATTAACATTAGTGGTAAACAGAGAATGCTCTCACAAAAGATAGCCCTTTTCGCTATTCACTATAAAACAAAAAGTCTTGAAGAGATGGTTGACTTGATGGACTCATCTCACTCTTATCTGCTATCTTTAGAAATGAGTGATGAATTAAAAAAAATATACTATTCCAAACCTGTTCTTCTAGATGAGAAGATTAGAGAGTATATATCTAGAGGAAGAAGCTTCTTAAAACACAGAGACGGACGTAGTTTAACTTATATCCTTACAAACTCTCAGCCTCTTTTAAAAGATCTAGACACTGCTGTTTCAATATACCAAAAAGAGACAGAGATGAAAACAGAGAATCTAAAAAATGTTGAGCTGTTCATTTTTCTATTTATATCTGCAACCCTACTATTTGAAGCACTTTTTATATTTAGACCTGCAAACAATAGTGAAAAAAGAAAAACTAAAGAGCTAAAGAGTCAAAAAGAGTATTCAGATATTATTACTGAGATAAATAACAATGCGATTATCGCAGTAGATGGAAATTTTAATATTTTAACATTCAACAAGAGCGCTCAAAATATGTTTGGTTATAGTGCAGAAGAGATGCTACATACTCAACTTTTAGATGACAGAATTATTCCATTAAAGTATTTAGACAGACATGTAAAAGGACTCAAAAACTTTATGCTTAGTGGTGAGTTCAATAATAAAAACTATGTCTTTGAGCTTGAAGGACAACACAAAGATAGCAAAATATTTCCTATTAGAATCTCTTTTGGTTCAAAGATAGAAGATGATAGCAAAATAGTTGTTGCGAATATACAGGATATTACTCTAGAAAAAGAGAAAGATTCTTTGATAGTTGAGCAGTCTAGGTTTGCGGCTATGGGTGAGATGATAGGTAATATAGCTCACCAATGGAGACAACCTCTTAGCTCTATAAGTACTATTGCTACAGGTGCAAAACTAAGATATAAGAACAACTTACTGAGTGATGAAGAGCTTGATGAGACTTTTATAAAGATAAAAGATCATACTCAGCATCTATCAAAGACCATAGATGATTTTAGAGATTTTTTTAAACATGATAAAAAGATAGAAGCCTTTGATGTTTGCGATGTAGTTAATATGTCTATAACACTTACAGACGCGATGTATAAAGACAATGGCATAAATCTTGTTCTTAAAAGTGGCGGATTAAAAGTAATGCTTATGGGAAGCGGGAGTGAACTCTCACAAGTCTTTTTAAATATTTTAAATAATGCTAAAGATGCTATAAAAGACAAAAAGATAAAGAATGCAGTTGTATTGATTGAAGTTTTGAGTGATGATGAATATGTAGTAGTGAAAATACATGATAATGCAGGTGGAATACCTGATGATATTAAGACGAAAATCTTTGAACCATATTTTACAACCAAGCATAAATCTCAGGGAACCGGAATAGGACTATTTATGAGTAAAAAAATAATCTCAAACCATTTTAATGGAAGTATAGAAGTTCAAAATAGAGAGTTTGTTGTTAATGATGAAAAATATTTTGGTGCGGAGTTTAGTATTAAGATAAAACAGACAGAAATTTAA
- a CDS encoding GGDEF and EAL domain-containing protein, producing MNFELLKTISLLYVEDELTLQEEVCQNLAPFVKEIFTANNGEEGLKYYIEHRDKIDLIVTDILMPNLSGIDMIDEIREIDSEVPVIYSTAFSDSEYLKKTIEQSVTGYIIKPIDVELLLKAIEKASIKIENDKLKNSLQEINEDLEKKIEEKTKELRLQNEKLYYQLHTDRLTSLKNRKSLLRDLKKVDRPILLIIDIDSFKSINDLYGEHIGNLVLDAVSKILKNFVKHLDCDLYRIGADQFALMKEAELDKRKCEETVKSILNVINSEPLNIVDYDIVIRVNVTIGVSHEKVNTLESADMALKKAKTDRLQYLIYSDEYSMDAEYKNDVKWTKIIEKAIKLNKVIVYYQPVVNSNEKIVKYEALMRIEDDGIIYPPMLFLDIAKKVKFYPQLTKIVIQKAFEQAQEKRISININLSIEDVVNLEIIKFIEDELSKRDISYLITFEILESESITDYRKVIDFIDNVKQLGCKIAIDDFGSGYSNFAYLLKFKPDYIKIDGSLVKNIHIDNNSFLITKTINDFAHSLGIKTVAEFVHCDAVFKLLQTMDIDEFQGFYFSEPLEKI from the coding sequence ATGAATTTTGAACTTCTAAAAACAATATCACTACTTTATGTTGAAGATGAGTTGACTTTGCAAGAAGAAGTGTGTCAAAATTTAGCTCCTTTCGTAAAAGAGATCTTTACAGCCAATAACGGAGAAGAAGGTCTTAAATATTATATAGAACATCGTGATAAAATTGATTTAATTGTAACTGATATTTTGATGCCAAATCTTAGCGGTATCGATATGATTGATGAGATTAGAGAGATTGATTCAGAAGTTCCAGTTATTTACTCAACTGCTTTTAGTGACAGTGAATATCTTAAAAAGACCATAGAACAATCTGTTACTGGATACATTATAAAACCAATAGATGTAGAACTTCTTTTAAAAGCTATAGAAAAAGCATCTATAAAAATAGAAAACGACAAACTTAAAAACTCACTTCAAGAAATAAACGAAGATTTAGAAAAAAAGATAGAAGAGAAGACTAAAGAGCTTCGCTTACAAAATGAAAAACTGTACTATCAACTTCACACAGACAGATTAACCTCTCTTAAAAATAGAAAATCTCTTTTAAGAGATCTTAAAAAAGTGGATCGACCAATTCTTTTAATTATTGATATTGATTCGTTTAAGAGCATTAATGATTTATATGGTGAACATATAGGAAACTTAGTTTTAGATGCAGTCTCAAAGATACTTAAAAACTTTGTTAAGCATCTAGATTGTGATCTTTATAGAATAGGTGCTGATCAATTTGCTTTGATGAAAGAAGCAGAATTAGATAAACGTAAGTGTGAAGAAACTGTTAAGTCAATATTAAATGTAATAAATTCTGAACCTCTAAATATTGTTGATTATGATATTGTAATTAGAGTCAATGTGACAATAGGTGTCTCTCACGAGAAAGTAAATACTTTAGAGAGTGCAGATATGGCCCTTAAAAAAGCTAAGACAGATAGGCTCCAATATTTGATATATAGTGATGAATACAGTATGGATGCTGAATATAAGAATGATGTTAAATGGACTAAAATAATTGAGAAGGCTATTAAATTAAATAAAGTCATCGTCTACTATCAGCCGGTAGTTAACTCAAACGAAAAGATAGTTAAGTATGAGGCATTAATGCGTATAGAAGATGATGGAATCATCTATCCTCCTATGCTTTTTTTAGATATAGCCAAAAAGGTTAAGTTCTACCCTCAGCTAACCAAAATAGTGATTCAAAAAGCTTTTGAACAAGCCCAAGAAAAGAGAATATCTATAAATATAAATCTATCAATTGAAGATGTTGTAAATCTTGAAATTATAAAGTTTATTGAAGATGAATTAAGTAAAAGGGATATATCGTATCTAATCACTTTTGAGATTTTAGAGAGTGAGAGTATTACAGACTATAGAAAAGTCATAGATTTTATAGATAATGTTAAACAGCTGGGTTGTAAAATTGCGATTGATGACTTTGGCAGCGGTTATTCTAATTTTGCATATCTCTTAAAGTTTAAACCTGACTATATAAAAATAGATGGTTCCTTAGTAAAAAATATTCATATAGATAATAATTCTTTTCTCATTACTAAAACTATTAATGATTTTGCCCATTCGTTAGGGATTAAAACAGTAGCAGAGTTTGTTCATTGTGATGCAGTTTTTAAGCTACTTCAAACTATGGATATAGATGAATTCCAAGGTTTCTATTTTTCTGAACCCCTAGAGAAGATATAG
- the efp gene encoding elongation factor P, with translation MATVGMSDIKKGVRMIVGEVPYKVVEFQHVKPGKGAAFVRMKIKSFLNGKVVDKTVHAGDKFEVPIIDFKTMQYLYDDGEMFQFMDNDTYDQLGLSYDQCDDASKWFKDGINVDIIFYKGNAISVAAPEVMEFIITETPPNFKGDTSSGSKKPATLETGAVVQVPYHVLQGDLIRVNTVEGEYLEKVK, from the coding sequence ATGGCAACTGTCGGAATGAGTGATATTAAAAAAGGTGTTCGTATGATTGTTGGAGAAGTACCATATAAAGTGGTAGAGTTCCAACATGTTAAACCAGGTAAGGGTGCAGCATTTGTTCGTATGAAAATAAAAAGTTTTTTAAATGGTAAAGTAGTTGATAAAACTGTTCATGCTGGTGATAAGTTTGAAGTTCCAATTATTGATTTTAAAACAATGCAATATCTTTATGATGATGGTGAAATGTTCCAGTTTATGGACAATGACACTTACGACCAACTCGGTCTATCATATGATCAATGTGATGATGCTTCAAAATGGTTCAAAGATGGAATCAATGTTGATATTATTTTCTATAAAGGTAATGCAATCAGTGTTGCTGCCCCAGAAGTTATGGAGTTTATAATTACTGAAACTCCCCCAAATTTCAAAGGTGATACTTCAAGTGGAAGTAAAAAACCTGCTACACTTGAAACTGGTGCTGTTGTTCAAGTACCTTACCATGTTCTTCAGGGTGACTTAATCAGAGTAAATACTGTTGAAGGTGAATACTTAGAAAAAGTAAAATAA
- the tgt gene encoding tRNA guanosine(34) transglycosylase Tgt, translated as MEFTLEATSKNARACTIKTAHSTIKTPVFMPVGTLGSIKALDMDDVLNVLGAEIILANTYHMYLRPGDETVAKMGKLHKFTTYPKSFLTDSGGFQAFSLSDISKPKENGIEFRSHIDGSKHFFTPKKVIDIQNNLGSDIMMILDDLVALPATQERIKLSIERTTAWAKESIEYFRSKQAKGIGQEQNIFAIIQGGTDKAFRTKSATELCALDYDGFAIGGLSVGELNNEMYDTVEHTVQYMPKDKPRYLMGVGTPEDLIENIERGIDMFDCVMPTRNARNGTLFTSFGKINIKGAKFKEDEAPIDPECKCITCQRYSRAYLNHMFRAREITYFRLATIHNLHYYLNLMREVREAILEDRFAEYKEVFYKKRAN; from the coding sequence ATGGAATTTACTCTAGAAGCCACTTCAAAAAATGCACGTGCATGTACTATAAAAACAGCCCACTCAACTATTAAAACTCCTGTATTTATGCCGGTTGGAACACTAGGTAGTATCAAAGCTCTAGACATGGATGATGTACTAAATGTCTTAGGTGCAGAAATTATTTTAGCTAACACTTACCATATGTATCTGCGCCCTGGTGATGAGACAGTTGCTAAAATGGGTAAGCTTCATAAGTTTACAACCTATCCTAAAAGCTTTTTAACAGATAGTGGCGGATTTCAGGCATTTAGTCTTAGTGATATTTCTAAACCTAAAGAAAATGGTATTGAATTTCGCTCACATATAGATGGCTCAAAACACTTCTTTACACCAAAAAAAGTAATTGATATTCAGAATAACCTTGGTTCTGACATCATGATGATTTTAGATGATTTAGTTGCTCTTCCTGCAACTCAGGAGCGAATCAAGCTCTCTATTGAGAGAACTACTGCTTGGGCAAAAGAGTCTATAGAGTATTTTCGCTCAAAGCAAGCAAAAGGTATAGGGCAAGAGCAAAATATCTTTGCCATCATCCAGGGTGGAACTGACAAAGCATTTAGAACAAAGAGTGCAACAGAACTTTGTGCTCTTGATTATGATGGTTTTGCTATCGGTGGTCTCTCAGTTGGAGAGTTAAATAATGAGATGTACGACACGGTTGAGCATACTGTACAGTATATGCCTAAAGATAAGCCCCGCTACCTTATGGGTGTTGGAACCCCAGAAGATCTGATAGAAAATATTGAAAGAGGCATAGATATGTTCGACTGTGTTATGCCTACACGTAATGCAAGAAACGGTACTCTGTTTACATCTTTTGGAAAGATAAATATCAAAGGTGCTAAATTTAAAGAAGATGAAGCTCCTATTGATCCGGAGTGTAAATGTATTACTTGTCAAAGATACTCTCGTGCATATCTAAACCATATGTTTAGAGCTCGTGAAATAACATACTTCAGACTTGCAACTATTCACAACCTTCACTACTACCTAAATCTAATGAGAGAAGTGCGTGAGGCCATCTTAGAAGATAGATTTGCAGAGTATAAAGAAGTATTTTATAAAAAAAGAGCAAATTAG
- a CDS encoding response regulator transcription factor, whose product MKIVILDDSLTVRMIIESFLEDFGVEDDEIFSFESGHDAIEFIKENSADIVFTDINMPKMDGYEFAKLVFEIQPSVLSSFFAISGDESPESYMNMKKVGVQRFLKKPINNAHFRHFVLPEILKRRK is encoded by the coding sequence ATGAAAATTGTAATATTAGACGACTCTTTGACGGTCAGAATGATAATTGAATCTTTTTTAGAAGATTTTGGTGTAGAAGATGATGAAATATTCTCATTTGAGAGTGGTCATGATGCTATAGAATTTATAAAAGAAAATAGCGCAGATATAGTTTTTACAGATATCAATATGCCTAAGATGGATGGATACGAGTTTGCTAAATTGGTATTTGAAATACAACCAAGTGTACTAAGCTCTTTTTTCGCTATAAGCGGTGATGAGAGTCCTGAAAGCTATATGAATATGAAAAAAGTTGGTGTACAGCGTTTTTTGAAAAAGCCAATAAATAATGCACATTTTAGACACTTTGTACTGCCAGAGATACTAAAGCGCAGAAAATAA
- a CDS encoding amidohydrolase family protein, which yields MIISNAVVCDVNGEYKSDIRIEDGIITELGSDLEGSEITDAKGAYFLPLLVDTNVRLHDSTLNSKNIKAISKEAYLGGVGHVVLNADSNPAIDNEVVLEFAQNGLHNLEGAKIDLMLNSLKEDSTLSNIAILLKRGAVAPYMSTIAKNDVAIKIAEYAQMYKVTLFCKAEDNSLIKSGVMLDGDVSSKLGLAGIPDLSEVLHVSRMIEIARHFNIKILFKSIASPRSISLITKAKEDGVDVRCEVSIHHLTNSDEACEGFNTTAKLDPPLASASDVKLLRAALKNKEIDVLTTLHQPSSPLNKEVAFYDADYGCEALCDAMPLYYTKLVKTGLLTMSELVKLTSQNPAKSIGLDAGEIKVGTPANAFLFATEVIREVENEQSLYNGEKLSGEVINIF from the coding sequence ATGATAATATCAAATGCAGTGGTATGTGATGTTAATGGTGAGTATAAGTCTGATATACGCATAGAAGATGGAATTATTACAGAGTTAGGCTCTGATTTAGAAGGCAGTGAAATAACAGATGCAAAAGGTGCATACTTTTTACCTCTCTTAGTCGATACAAACGTAAGGCTTCATGACTCAACATTAAACTCAAAAAATATTAAAGCCATTTCTAAAGAAGCATATCTTGGCGGAGTAGGGCATGTTGTTTTAAATGCTGATAGTAATCCTGCTATAGATAATGAAGTAGTCTTAGAATTTGCTCAAAATGGATTACATAATCTTGAAGGTGCAAAAATAGACTTGATGTTAAACTCTTTAAAAGAAGATAGTACACTGAGTAATATAGCGATACTTCTAAAGAGGGGAGCAGTAGCTCCATATATGAGTACGATTGCTAAAAATGATGTAGCAATAAAAATTGCAGAGTATGCACAGATGTATAAAGTCACACTTTTTTGTAAGGCAGAAGACAACTCTCTTATTAAGAGTGGAGTTATGTTAGATGGTGATGTGAGTTCAAAACTAGGACTCGCAGGTATACCTGACCTTAGTGAAGTCTTACATGTCTCTCGTATGATAGAAATTGCTAGACACTTTAACATCAAGATACTTTTTAAATCTATAGCATCTCCTCGCTCAATCTCTCTTATAACTAAAGCAAAAGAAGATGGTGTTGATGTTAGATGCGAAGTCTCTATCCATCATCTTACTAATTCAGATGAAGCTTGTGAAGGTTTTAACACTACAGCAAAACTTGACCCGCCTTTAGCATCTGCATCGGATGTAAAACTGCTAAGAGCTGCTCTTAAAAACAAAGAGATAGATGTTCTTACAACACTTCATCAACCTAGTTCACCACTAAACAAAGAGGTCGCATTCTATGATGCTGACTATGGATGTGAAGCACTCTGTGATGCTATGCCTCTTTACTACACCAAGCTTGTTAAAACTGGTCTTTTAACAATGTCAGAATTAGTGAAGCTTACATCACAAAATCCTGCAAAAAGTATAGGTCTAGATGCTGGAGAAATAAAAGTAGGAACTCCTGCCAATGCTTTTCTTTTTGCTACTGAAGTTATAAGAGAAGTTGAGAATGAACAATCACTTTATAATGGTGAAAAGTTAAGTGGAGAGGTAATTAATATATTTTAA
- a CDS encoding Crp/Fnr family transcriptional regulator has translation MKLKLKNIDMFKDLDDDTIQRIEKLTTEHTISKDNIVFYEGDDSKYLYLLVHGIIKLYKTSSNHKEIVLKYFHENELIGEVANFEQIPYPATAKAYTDVEILKIDFSSLKEIIYSNPELSFIIQTSLIKKIKNLEVIISTNLVLDSKERVAKYIYNHTDDFFTTKNIIIAEILSVSPETLSRILKFFKDHDIIDIKSKRIDKEALVQYFE, from the coding sequence ATGAAATTAAAGCTAAAAAACATAGATATGTTTAAAGATTTGGATGATGATACAATCCAAAGAATAGAAAAGTTAACTACTGAGCATACTATTTCAAAAGACAACATAGTTTTTTATGAAGGAGATGACTCTAAATATCTATATCTTTTAGTTCACGGAATCATTAAACTATATAAGACTTCATCAAATCATAAAGAGATAGTTTTAAAATATTTTCACGAAAATGAACTTATAGGTGAGGTAGCTAACTTTGAGCAAATACCTTATCCTGCGACAGCTAAAGCATATACAGATGTCGAAATACTAAAAATAGACTTCAGTAGTTTAAAAGAGATTATATACTCAAATCCAGAGTTATCATTTATTATTCAAACATCTTTGATTAAAAAGATTAAAAATCTTGAAGTTATAATCTCTACAAACTTGGTTTTAGATTCTAAAGAGAGAGTAGCTAAGTATATCTACAATCATACTGATGATTTTTTTACTACTAAAAATATTATAATAGCAGAGATTTTAAGTGTATCTCCAGAGACTCTCTCAAGAATACTGAAATTCTTTAAGGACCACGATATTATAGATATTAAGTCTAAAAGAATAGACAAAGAAGCGTTAGTACAATATTTCGAATAA